ttttgaagaCGTCTCAGAGTGGGGATCTGACCATACAGAGAATGGAGGAATTAAAGGTGGTGAAATACAGATCGTAAATATTGATTTCCATTAGAATAGGAAGAATGTCAGTCTCAGGGGGATCAGACAGGTTCTGCTTTGAGGACTAGGAGGATAAGGCGCTGAAGGAGACTGATGGCATCTTAAATAAACAGTATTAGTCATCACAGAAGTCCCCAGTCTTCTTTCTATCCGATGTTTATCTGGTAGTGTTGGAGTAACTTATCCAGCCTTTTGAGctctaaaataaatgaaatttgcattttgtaataGCAATTTAAATGTCTCTGACATTATGCTGAAGAGAGGTGAAAAGATTGATTTTCTCTTTGggaattataaaaaatatattcttacATATTATGTTAAGAGAAAAAGTAGTAACTTTTTAATGCCTACTCTGTACAGTTGACAGTTTAATTCCTGTTATAATCAGGGGCTGTggatcattaaaagaaaaacatttcaatgttaACTGCAAGTCTTAGGACTACttagagccatgctgctgtGGACCACAtcaaaataaccaaaataatGTCAGCATAACCTGAAAAACCGCTGGTAAGACACAGGCAGCAGCCTACAAAGCTGCATAACACAGAACGCAGTTTTCAATACCAATCAAGTACATTACAGACCGGACTGCAAACATCGcttgtatttttcttcacaaataaatgcattttgacacggtttgtgttaaaaacaaaaccaaacagaacaaaaaaaaaaacccaaaacaaaacaagacagaaaaacagcattttttctcAGTGGGCTGCTGCCAAGAAAACCACTGACTACATGTAGAACAATGTAAAATGGGAAATTACTGTTCTGATGCCAACTGCAGCTGACTTCCGACTGTAATTTTTGGTCAGAAGCACGTTGATTCCTGATGATCTGTTACTGTAGTGTGTAGTTGAAATCAGGGAATATCATATCTGTTCAACAGAATCACAGATAACACGAAACGGTGGTCACTCAATTAAACTGTCTAATTTAAAATCGTTGTTAAAACCCAGAATGCCGTACCTCCCACCACTGCCACCAAAAGCTAAATGATCTCTTGGACAGAGAGTCACAGTTTTACTATGCACACTCAAATGCATGTCTTGGTCCCGTGTGTCTTACTGAAAACATCTTATGCAAACGTaagaactgtgtttttttatgggACCCAACAATTGTAGGAATCTAATGTAATCTCATTTGTCTTGTGGACAGACGTACAGTGTCACGGTTGACAACTCTTAATACAACCCTTCGTTGGGTCCAGATTCTTGCTTGACCACTTGAGATGAATCCCTCTCAAGTGACATTTTCAGTTAGATCGAGTTACTTTCATGGTCACTGGCCAAAGCACAGCATTGGCATTCAGTACGTGCACACTCTGGCTCTAACTGCAAGCCCTCCACTCACGACTTCTACGTGACTGCAAACGACGAATACAAACTATCTTTAGGCAACATAAAAGTGAAGGATTCTGATTCACACCCCTCCTCCTGCTACAGTATACAGCGACAATGCTGCAGGTTGTGCACAGTGGCTCCGACCTTCTCACTGTACTTCAGGTTTGGACATTTGGGGCCGATGGCCGTTGCTTTGCCTAGTTTCTCTAGGCAAAGCAACAAAATGCGTGTGAAGCGAAGAGAGATCTGCGTGAGGCTGCGGTAGATTGATGTCCAACACAGCTATTTTCGAGGGGATAAATAAATTTTGCAcacattgtttaaaagaaaaaactccatGAAAATGTAGTGAAAGGAAAGTTTACTGCATTAGCTTTAGTCAACACCAACACCACAGTCAGGGTAGCCACAGCGACAATGACCCAACGCTGCAGATTGTGTCATGTCAAAAAGTGACCCAAATCGACTCCGGGGAGAGAGCTTTGGAAAACTGATGGAGATAGTTTCAGTCTTGATGAGGGGGCAAGTGAAATTCATGAGGCTTCGTTTACACAATCAGACTCATGGAGATTTAAAGTAGATTCTTTGAGAGAAAATCGATCctactatctatctatctaaatcAAATAATCTTTATTTGGATGAATGTTGATGTGCATTATTTCTACTACTATTATCGAATATTAGAGATATAAGTATTTATTATGTCTATCTACCTTAACATTACACAGGCTGCTGGAGGTAAAGTTGTTTTCACCAgcttatattttacataaattgTCGAGGGGGGGCCCTGTTTTATACGTGTCAAGTTTGAGGTCcatacaataaaatacagttatttccatttcaacaaaaacattacatacgacatttttgctattttgtaAGGTATTAGAGAATATATGTCTATAGGCCTTAACTGcaacatatatgtatgtatgtatgtgtatgtatgtgtgtgtgtgtgtgtgtatatttatatatatttatttatttatttttcatgtaggAACTGATGTCTCACACACAATCTTTCCGCCGGCGGCCTGTGCTGGTAGGACATGCGGCCGCGTCACTTCCTCCCCACGTGAATCGCTCCAGACATGTGAGGAGCGGTACCGTCcgcaggggtttttttttcttcacgttTTAAGTCCACTAGCTCACATATTCCCACTTTATGGTCATCGTTAACAGGACAATGGAGTCAGTAGAGGAGGAGGCGCTGCTCGGCCAGGagtcagaggaggaaaacagtGAATTATCGGACGATGAGGTGAGTTTACGCCTACGAACGACAATTGGTTTTCTATACTCGTCCTACCTACGAAATAATTACAAATGCTGGCCTGTAAGTCTTACTGCTGTAAAACTCACTCTGCTGGACTCTGTTAAGTGTCTTACTGATACAAAATTAGACTGAAGAGACAGTCTTGTTTACAGTTAGCTGAGGAGGCAGCGTTAGCGAAGATGTAGCGTGTTAATGTTGTGAAACGACGGTGAAATGGCCTTATTCCTGCTACTGTCGCTTTAGTTTAACATGTTGTAAGTGTGCCAGAAATCGACTCGGGGAGAGAGCCTGGGAAAACTCATGGAGATAGTTTCTGTCTTGACGAGGCGGCATGTGAAATTCATGAGGCTTCGTTTACACACTCAGACTCATGGAGATTCAAAGAAGATTCTTTGAGAGAAAATCGGTCCTACTATCTATCTGTCTAAATCAAATAATCTTTATTTGGATGAATGTTGATGTGCATTATTTCCAAAGCTCATAACTATTATTAGTGAATATTAGAGATATAAGTAAAGATATTTTCACTAGCTTATATTTACATAGgttttcagggggaaaaaaatgttttatacatttcacGTTTGCAGTCCTTCAAAAATTGCaataaaacagttattttcatttcaataaaaacattacatacgCCATTTTTGCTAATCTTATCCACTTGGCAGAAATCGTGCTTTAACTGAAATACAATGAATGAAAGTGAATATACCTAACCAGCGTATGTTTTCTCTAGCTTCAAGAAGCCTTCACAAAAGGGTTGCTGAAACCCGGGATGAACGTTCTGGTGGATAAACCCAAGAAGTTTGTCAACAATGTGGTGAGTGAGTCAACAACGTGAAGCATGAAACCTTAAAATGCTCGTCCAGTTTTAGTGCACTTCTGTGAGTAGTTAGTTGTTTGCATGTACTGTAGGAAAGAAAACAGGGCTCATAAAATCTGAAAAGCGGTGCCACTGTGGAAATCAAATCAGTAATCATCAACCATCGTTATTTAACATACTTGGATGTGTCTTAACGTACTATTTTACACGTGTGTTGTGATGCAGGAGGGTTTGAAACAGTGCCTCGCTGACTTCCGCAAAGACCTTCCCTGGTCGGAGAGGATGGATCTGACCAACTTGCCGGCTGAAGACGTTCTTTCCAAGGCTGAAGGGAAAGTTCCTATTCTGAACAATGGAGAACTCAATGCGGACGATGATTTCCAGAGGGAGATGTTCTTGTAAGTGACCATAGCTTGATGTgcaaattgttaaaaatgttaatccATTTAACGGAGTGACTCTCACAAATACCAAACTCTTGCTGGtgaaacaatctcaccacaaggtccggcaagtagctgttctggagcttttgattgtGTCATGGAAATGTCAATGTTCAAATTTTACTTTAAGGACTTCCATGTTGGCTCAAAAGCTGATATTGAAAGTTAATTCTTCAAACTCTCAACTTACACTTTTGGATGTAACTGTAATAGTTGTCAGCATCACGTCTAAGATATTTAAATAACCGTCAGCAGATAGTttagttcattcattcaagtaTATTCCATGTTGTCTTCCAGCAAACATACAAATACTGTCACATGCAGAGTTGTGCTGCATTTTGATTTCTGCGAGTGCAGAGTAATAATTGATTTTGGCTCAAGAAATTaagatacaaacacactgcGGCGCGCGTCCGAGGATACTAGTAGCATCTGATGACACAGGATCAGTTTGCACCTTTCAGTCAGTTGTCACTCTGGAAAATACTTATGACACAAAACCGAAACATTCTGCCTGATCTTAAACGAAAGTCTTCTCTTTGCTAAAAACATCCTAACAGTGCTACGGATAAGTCTTTATGTTCTGTGTTTGTTAACTCACAGCTACCGTCAAGCTCAGGCTACAGTCCTTGAGGCACTGCCCCTCTTAAACAAGCACGGCATAGCCACCAAGAGGCCTGACGATTACTTTGCAGAGATGGCCAAGTCCGATCAGCAAATGCAGAAGGTGAGCAGTTCCTCTATGGCGCAGATGAGGTTTTAGGTTGAACAAGTTCAAAGTACACAGTTCATTTCATAACTCATATTCATATCATCTTATTTTAAAGAACAGTCCAGGTAAGCCCAGCTGTAAGACCTACAACTGTCTGCTCATAGTTTTCAAATCTGGGCTGAAAAGGGAAACCTAattctgtttcttcatttgcatattttaaacTGAGAGTGGTGTACTGAATAGcttgacatttgaaatgtacCATACCACCTCTAGTGGATATGTTCTAAcattattgtaaatattgttttgatgATGGAGACACTGAGCACCTTTGTTCCTTTCCTTAATTAATCTATAATCTGGGCGGGCATTTGACATGTCGTCGCACGCAGTGGCTCAGGAACTCAGCGCGGTTGCTCCTTCTTACAATCGACCTTAAATCCAAATGttggcacaaacacaaaacttttctcttcctctgcacaGATCAGGAAAAAGCTCATCTCAAAGCAGATGATACTGGAGAAGTCGGAGAAGGCCAAGAAACTGCGCGAGCAAAGGAAGTTTGGCAAAAAGGTTGGTCCCTGTTTTTAGGGTTACTATTGCTCTCTCATAAGTCTCGCTCTGGGAGTCCAGTCTTTAAGGCACCTCTTTTTTTTACGTGTAGAATATAGTTGACCATGTATGCAAACTAGGGGCCTGCCCGTATACCACTTGTCACTGGTGTGTGATGATAATGGCAGGTATGCAAAGGTGAATGCCAGACTGATATCTTTATGACGCGTCACCCTGAAGGAGGCCAAATTTCCTTGTTTGGTTTTAGGAGTTAACATAAACTTTGAATGTGTGCCAGGTCCAAATAGAAGTGATccagaagagacagaaagacaagaaggCTATGATGTCTGCTGTGAAGAAATACCAGAAAGGTGGGTTTTTAGCAGTGTGATTTAATCCCTCCTTTAAAATTGACTTAGTTGATGATTTTCACTGCACACAGAAAGGTGAAAAAGCTACTGTGAAGCCTGGATGGTTACTGAAAGGCTCTTTACGTACTGTTGACCAACATATTAATTTGTGAGAATGTTCGATTCAAATTCAATTTGAGGTTTAACATTTGTTATCATCACCACTCCCAGGAATGACCGACAAACTGGATTTCCTGGAAGGAGACCGGACGACTGGTAAAGACTCTTCTCAGGGCTCAAAGAAAGCCTTGAACAAGAAAGGGTAAGGTGTCACATTTCAGCTGGGCATGTTGCGATGAAAAATATCAAGCTTAGTATTTTTAACCTCCCTGAGTTTCACAGAAAGCTAAAatataacttttattttcatagccCCAACGCCAAGAGAAAATTCAAGGACCAGAGGTTTGGCTTTGGGGGCAAGAAGAGTGGTAAGAAGTGGAACACCAAAGAGAGCCACAACGATGTTTCCAGTTTCCGCGCCAAGGTGGCTCATGCAAAGGGCGGcaagggagggaagaagggcaaaggaggaaaacaaaatgtgagtCGTATACACGTAAAAGAGTCCTGACTGATTTACCGAATTTAGAAATTTTGTCAAAGGAAATAATATAGTTACTGAAAAGAacagcaaattaattttttttttcccactttggCTTTCAGAAACGCCCGGGCAAGTCTGTACGCAAGAAGATGAAGGCTCGCTCGTAAAAACTGACAGGCTGCTCAACAGACTGGACTGAGACTTGCTTCTAGGCAGGATTTCCCCACACCTGCTCCCGGATCTCTCCTCAGTACGCCTCAGGAGACATGTAGGGGAGAtctccttcacttttttacttcatttgTACAATCTGCCGTCGGTAAAATGTGTTTGGATTGATATGGAAACCCCCGTCAATCCACAGACGGAGAGAGATCTCCTGCCATATTGCTAAGGAAGCTCTTCAGAGGATTATCACTGGTGACGAAAAGACTAAGAGTGGACTGCATAAAGCTACGCAAAATACAGTAGTATAGATATTTTCCCACATGCGATTTCCATAAGGCttgtaaagaaaaagaatttgCAGGTGAAGAAATTTTCAGAGacaagtttttattgtttgtggcCCTTGTCTCGATATGCCTGTCAGATTACACCCCAGAATTTCGACCAACCTCCTGCCATCCTACTTACATTTTGTGTGCTCTGCAGAGTTCGGggaattctgtttttattttttttctctaactcAGCTCCTTGATTCTCCCTCGTGtgatctgacattttataatattGAGCAGCCGCCAGCATTGCCCTTTCCCCGTTCATTAATATGATTAGTATGTGATGAGCGAGTGTGCTTTGTATGGACCCGTGTGAATGTTTTCCCGTGCAAGTGTTTTTTCTTAGTTTGCAAAGATGGAAATGTAAAAGGGCAACTTCTGGTGCTGACACCTGAATGTTTGTAcgataaacaaataaatctgGACATGGGTGTTCACTTTATGGAGATCTCCATTCTAATTCGATGATCGCAGGGCAGATTCTTTGTGTTTGGTGACGTCTGTGCTGAACCGGTAGAAGTTGAATCTCTCGTCATTGCGGCTCAACGGAATCTGGGGGTGGGGGGAGAAAAGGTCAGATTTAGCGTTTGATCAGGTTCTGGAGATGAAGTTGGATTTAAATGACCGTTGCATAAGACCAGAGAACAGCTTATGCTTCAGTGGTTCCTTTAAGTTCAATTGTTGATACACACATCTTTTTACAGCTTTCAAAAACTGTGGATGCTACAAACTAAAACTCAATAATGCAAGGTTGTACAAGTTGCAACACGTTACTGCTTTGAAATCTATAGAGAGCTCAAATTTACCATTGTAACACCTTCAGTCATTGTATGCAGATCTCTATAAATCAATTCTTGCTGGGTCTACTATCTGTTTGAAATCCCAGTCGGATCATGGCTATGCCTTGAACTGTGGGAATTTTCCTGGAGACAGTTTTATGGGGGGTCGTACTATTTACTTTTCTGAAACAGAATCAATGCTCTGTTGTTCACATGCCTGTTGGATACATTTAATACTGAACCTGGCTGTAAGACTTATTTAAGACAGATTCATTACAGTTAAATGTCCCAGGTGTATCAATTTTGGTACCTAAAACTAGCATAGTTATGGACTGGCCAACTTTGGCTGTCAAAGCTGTTTGCTCTGATGTATTGTAGGTACCAAAATGTGTTACTAGGCATAAAGCTGTGCGCACATGCAGATCCAGTCCAATGCCAAACAAAACCGCTAAAGGTATGGAGatactgtcattttaaaacttcTACCTTCTCTCTGGGGTCACAGCGAAAATCCATGGGACACTAAATATTGAaaagttttcacatttcacactcTTCGTATAACATCTTCACGCCATCACCAATTTAGAAAATCCTTTTCAATTCACCCcataaagtaacatttttaagaCTTTCTTTGTAGGTATGAACGGGCTCATAATTTTACCTAAAACTGCCATTTTGACCACAATTAAAGGGAGAGAAGGATTCAAATTCAGGTCCTCCGACTGAATCGCCGGCTCTCCGCTCACTGTGACACCCTGACTCCCTGCAGTTTGCTTGTTAACTTCACTAAACCGTCAAAGCATGCGTTTCCTCACCAGTGGCGCTGACACCCATCCTATCTCCTGACTCTCGGTCAGTGGCACGGGGTATTTCCTGGTGGGTTCCTGGCGGGCCTTGTGGAAGGCCTCGATGAAGCCcgctggaggagagagagcataATCTGTGACACAGGTGTTGTCCAAAGTTCATTGTCTCTAAACGCTTCCTGCCGTTGGGGATCACAACGGGTATTCATCCAGaatagaagaaaagagagggaggagggggggaaaaaaaattctctttagTTTCAAGGGAATCAGTGTAAACTTACAGTTCTCCGCAATCACTTCAGTCGATTTCCTGGACATGGGTTTGTCTGGCAGGACATGTACTGAAAGACAATtgagacacatgcacacacacacacactgtgacaaaAAGGGCAGACACATGCTGCTCAAGGAGTCTTTATAACTCAAATCTTTTGTTTACGCTTGGATCACGGGTCGTGAATTTAACGAGAGGGGAATCTGTGGAAGAGTCCCCAGCAAAGAAATAGTGCCAATGAAAATGTCTAGTCCTTAAAACACCGTCAGGTACGTCTTTGTGAGCGAAAATAAGGCTTTTGAGGCAGCTACGGGATTGGTCACCTTGAGCCTTTCGTGCCCCGCAGAGCTATTTACGCTACATCTGTACGGAAAACAAGGAAATGGGGTTAAGCGACAGTCTGGCTTCCTTACATTTCCTGTGCGGATTGATGCTGAACTCCGTGTGAAGTTTCCGGTGTCTCTGCTCTTTCCGTATCGTCTCGACGTGAATCGCGTTTTGATGGACCAAATCCTGTTTGTCGTTTCCTGCCatgttggaaaaaacaaaaggaaaaaacccCTCTGAGACTCCACGAGCgacgtctgtctgtctgtgtgtgtgtgtgtgtggtttataTATGATGTCCGTGCGCATTGCCTAGCAACGGTAAACGCTGCCTGAAGTGGCCGCAGTAGCGCGCCGCGCCCACGCGATGGCGCCACGCGCCCAGACTTGCCCGTGGTGGGCGAGCACAGCAGCCCTTCCTACATCCGTGACGCTACGGTAATCCTCATTGCCGGGTTCAGATAAGCCGggtacacaaaaaaaaagactgaaatgattCCGATTCATTCTCTGTAAATCGACTCATCAATTAATCACATAATTTTTGcggttcatttttacattaaaaaaccaCAAATACACTTAATATGCAATACTCCGCAGACATTTgcctttgttgtattttttcagttaaactcTGTGAAGTCTTTGCTGTGCTGTTGCTATGCGATAACACAGCATAGCAAGCATGCTAAATGCTATATGCTATATGCTATATGCTAGGCTTTTCAGAAATATCCTCATACGTTTAGAAATATCATTCAGACAGGGTGAAACCTCCACTCAGCAGGAATACTAGACTCCAGAAATATggaaaattatctttttttattattaattgtacCTATAGAGCGGACACAAACTCaaactaaaatatttataaatttacaaaatttaaGTTTGGGGCACAGTTACATCTTTCTCTcaccaggaaaacaaaaaacaaaacaaaaaactttctcgacatgtttatgtttctcctcattttatatttgaacGGCTTGTCCTGATAAGGCTTCAGGTTGAAATCgggtgtgcatttttttttgcccacagagactgttgaaaaagaaaagagagaaaacgaTAATCATCACAATCAAACATCCTATGACATACTCCATCTATGTCTTTAACTCTGCTTTATAGTAAATAAGTTCTGGTTTACAGACTTCAGCATTAGATCTAGAAAATTTTGCCCCCTTTGAACTCAAATTTTTCCCTACTTTGGACCATGCATTTTCTCATCAACAGATCTTGGGCTTGTCTGGTCTCTGCACCGCCACTTTTTgccatgtttaaaaatgtttgcctGGAACAAACAAACCCATCAAAATGTAGTAGAGGAGCAGTGAATCTGTATGGACACCGTACAgtgtgatatttgtttttggtttgcaTGTGATCTCTTAGGGCGACAGATGACAGTTGAGgcgttttttttctcagttatcTCAGCAGGACTGTCTGCCGTAAGtctacacaaatacacacacacacacacacacacacacacacacacacacacacacacacacacacacacacagcactccTATTGCGTGTGCACAAGaatgagtgtgtgcgtgtgtgacagTGTCTGTGATACAGTGGAACACTAACAGGAAACAAACTTTTTAGAAAGTAACGAGAAATACCCAGAAGACCAGTGACCTTGTGACAGTGcactgtgtgtaaaaaaaacaaaacgtagAGTGGCATTTCTTCACTTTCTATTGGAGTTCACTTGACTTCCCCCGTTCTCTGTGGTGTCACGAACCACACATAAATAACAGTACTTTCACATCTTGTAAATAGCACTTCTGGTTGGGTGATTGCTGCGGGTGCGCCGATAAGCCTCCGAGGCCGCACTGACAGTCCTGCACTGCCTGCTGGCTTCTAACCGCTTGTCTCCTAGCATAAGGAtatctcatttcatttccccttcctcttccgcttcgtcctcctcttcttggATCTTTGCCCCCTCGACACTGTCCCATCTGTTTTTCCTCGGAGgtaatcattttgttttcacactcCTCCGTCCCCGCCTTTGTCGGTTGTGCACGTGCGTGCATGCTCCTTCCCACAGTAACAGACAGCTTAATAAAAGCTGAGATGTTCGGCTCTCGGTTCCTGTCTCATAACCTGATTCAAGCTTTATTGGCCCTGTGAGAAAGAAATAATGGAAACAGTTAATAACTCAAGCGGTGGAAGGGCTGTGGGAGAGATTTCAGCGAGGTCAGCGTGGTCGGGCGACAAGTCCCCTGTGGTGTTTGCGTTATGTGCGCGAGGAAGAGCGAGCAGTGCGTATTGTGGGAGGATGCGAGGGCTTGTGGTGTCAAGCTTTGCTCCCTGGCCGCTCTCGCAGTGCCGGACCGAGTTATCGTCAAGGCAACTTTTGGGCTCCTCAGGCTGGGAACAGTCAAAGACCAGTTTGTGAGTTTGTTCAAACTCTACATGCCAGGGAAGGTACTACAGATAATATGTGATTTAATAGAATATGCCAAGGTTTTAGCTAACTACTCATCATTGTCCCCCTCTAACATGTGTAGTAAATGAGGAGGTGTTTTAAGCCGTTAATATGTTCAGTAATGGTTGTGAACAAAAGGACTGAATCTCCATCATAGTAGGaagaaaagcattttgtttAATATGGCTGAGCAGACTCATTAATGACTGACTAATGTGGGGCGACTAGTGGTGAAAGTGTTTCCCTGCTAAAGTTTGAGGACGTGATCAAATGGCGTGCCTTTTTCCTTGCGGTGCTTCATCAACTCGCTTCATGGACAGAAAATCTAAAATGCATGGCTTTTCATGCTCTTTGGTGGCCTGGACGTTGATGTTCATGCAAAATTTCGGATTAAGCGATGGATGCCACATTTTCTTCTCCTACCATTATCTtattttctctgtccctctgctttttcttttttgtacgttgtattttatcacatttattcatcaaaaatgtatttgatatcCTTCACTGGTCAGACTTTTTCCTTAGATGCTGGCCTCTTGAATGTTGGATCTTCTTCTCGCATTTGAACAGTCGATTGTTAGCAGAAAGTCGTGCAATGCCATGGACACCATTTCTTTCATTCCATTGTGGGAATTTTTGATGGCACTATGTAGAGCGTAAATTTTTTCACTCAGAATTCAGACACTCTACGTAAATATAGTACATTATACTATAGTAAATACGGAGACTCCCTGCAGATCAATCTGTGCCCCAGCATTAGCCTCTGACCTTCCCCAACAGGACTCTGTTTTAATAACCAAGTGCCCCCCCATGACCTGTAAAACACCATGTCATTTATTATTCAGCTGCTCTAACGTCAAACAAACGAGAAGTGCGCACTTTTTCCCATCACGCTCCATCTAATCCACTCTAACATGTGTATGATGGCTAATGAAAGGCGCtgatatctttctttttttaaccttaatgAAACACCGCTGTAGTTCTCATTCTGGTGGCTGCTGACCCCTGCTTGGAGCATCTCTGACTGAGATTCAAAGGAAGCTGTACCATTTTCAATCAAGCACCgcttaataaaaatgtaaattgattttctgttgcACCAATGCTGTCTGCAATGGAATTTTAAAGAGCTGCTTTCATTGCAAATGCACCAGTATAACCAGTGATAAGCAAATGATTGAGGAGCATGGTAACCTTCAAAATTAAGATAAGCACAACGTATGTTTGCCGTATATTTATTGCTCATCCGAGGGTAGATTATGTCTTGCATAATCATTGCCCTGTGGTAAATActttgatagtttttttttttttttttttttgtaatttcagagTACATATCTCTGCGGCAGTTCGTCCCCTGGCAATTAtcaatatatacaaacataacCGACAGTTGGCCGTAAATATTAcctcttgaccttgga
This genomic interval from Xiphias gladius isolate SHS-SW01 ecotype Sanya breed wild chromosome 6, ASM1685928v1, whole genome shotgun sequence contains the following:
- the ebna1bp2 gene encoding probable rRNA-processing protein EBP2; this encodes MVIVNRTMESVEEEALLGQESEEENSELSDDELQEAFTKGLLKPGMNVLVDKPKKFVNNVEGLKQCLADFRKDLPWSERMDLTNLPAEDVLSKAEGKVPILNNGELNADDDFQREMFFYRQAQATVLEALPLLNKHGIATKRPDDYFAEMAKSDQQMQKIRKKLISKQMILEKSEKAKKLREQRKFGKKVQIEVIQKRQKDKKAMMSAVKKYQKGMTDKLDFLEGDRTTGKDSSQGSKKALNKKGPNAKRKFKDQRFGFGGKKSGKKWNTKESHNDVSSFRAKVAHAKGGKGGKKGKGGKQNKRPGKSVRKKMKARS
- the fam183a gene encoding protein FAM183A, giving the protein MAGNDKQDLVHQNAIHVETIRKEQRHRKLHTEFSINPHRKLHVLPDKPMSRKSTEVIAENSGFIEAFHKARQEPTRKYPVPLTESQEIGWVSAPLIPLSRNDERFNFYRFSTDVTKHKESALRSSN